gggcaggggcacagggtggggctggctggggggaggtgaatggggcaggggcacagggaggggctggctgggggggaggagaatggggcaggggcacagggaggggctgcctgggggggaggtgaatggggcaggggcacagggtggggctggctggggcggggTGAATGGGGAGGGGCtcgatgggggaggggaaaggggcgggggcacagggaggggctgggggggaggtgaatggggcaggggcacagggaggggctggctggggcaggagattgggacGGGGGCAGGGGGCCTAGGGGTGGGCTGGCTTGTGCagtgtgggtgctggggggctggaaggaggctgggggaggctggggggtgtTCCCCACTGGCTGCGGGTGGGACCCCGGGGCCGGCCGCGGTGATGGGATGGTGTCTCTGGGGCTCTTTGCAGCGGCTGCCCAGGATCCCCGGTACCAGATGACCCTGCCCGAGTTCCTGTCGGCGCCGGCCGGGGGCTCCGTCACCCTGCCCTGCGCCTTCACCTACCCCCGCGAGATCGAGCCGCTGCAGGACGTCAAGGTTTACTGGAGACGAGGCGGGTTCTATGGCGAGTTTATCTACAATCACACGGAGCGATTCACCCACCGGGATTACGGGGGCCGCATCGTCCTGGTCGGGAACCCACGGGGGAGCCGAACGGCCTCGATCCGCATCGACCGGCTGCGGGAGTCGGACGCCAGCGAGTACGTCTGCCACGTCTGGGTGCAGAAGAACGATGGCCAATGGTTCCAATGGCGCAGTTACCCTGGGACCAGACTCACGGTGACAGGTGAGAGGGGATGAGCCGTGGGGGCACCGGGATGTGACAGGGggatagacagagagagacagagggagctgCTACCAGGCACAGatctcccacagccaggggcaagGGTGGGTCTCCCacacctggggggcagtggggggacacAGGGTCTCCCATTCATTGGGGGCAGTAAGCAGGAGCAGGGACCCCCATACCCAGGGGGTAGTGGGGGCCCTGTATTCAGGGGGCAGTGTTGGGGAATCAGGGTCCCTCCATATCCAAGGGTCAGTGGTGGGAAGCAGCATCCCCCCCATATCCAGGGGGCTGTAGGGGGAAGCAGGGACCCCTGATAtctggagggctggggggggggtcactgcacCCTTCGAGCAGGGGAGCGGGTGGGTTTGGGGGGACAGAGTTTGCCAGGGGAGCCCGGACtcacctgctgccccctgctccctccccacgttgggaagctcccagccccacaggcagcacaCGGCACCCAGAAATGGTCACAACTGGCGTGGGGAGAACCTACCACCAACGCATCGATGCCGTAATCCTCAGCCTCATCGGCCTCGTCCTGCTGCTCTCCAAGGCCGGCGTCTTCATCGTGGTTTTTGCCATGCgctggcggctgggctggggtcaCGGCTCAGAGAGCATCACCGGGCAGGTGCCCAGGAGCGACGCACCATCAGCATCAGGATTTGAACTCACCTCCTTGGCACAGAGCCCTTCGCCAGGCATCCCCGGGGAATGACACCGTCCAGCAGCAGTAGAACGGCTGTTATCCTCCCGCAAACCACCCGCTAGCCGGAGCAGAGAGGGatggatgggggaagcagggagtgtggggatacacagatagatagatagatagatagatagatagatagatagatagatagatagatagatagagggggtggatggggatagatagatagatagatagatagatagatagatagatagatagatagatagatagagggggtgggtggggatagatagatagatagatagatagatagatagatagatagatagatagatagatagatagatagatagatagatagagggggtggctggggatagatagatagatagatagatagatagatagatagatagatggggtggatggggatagatagatagatagatagatagatagatagatagatagatagagggggtgggtggggatagatagatagatagatagatagatagatagatagatagatagagggggtggatggggatagatagatagatagatagatagatagatagatagatagatagagggggtgggtggggatagatagatagatagatagatagatagatagatagatagatagatagagggggtgtctggggatagatagatagatagatagatagatagatagatagatagagggggtggatggggatagatagatagatagatagatagatagatagatagatagatagatagagggggtgggtggggatagatagatagatagatagatagatagatagatagatagatagatagatagatagatagatagagggggtggatggggatagatagatagatagatagtgggggtgggtggggatagatagatagatagatagatagagggggtggatggggatagatagatagatagatagaaagatagatagatagatagatagagggggtgggtggggatagatagatagatagatagatagatagatagatagatagatagagggggtgggtggggatagatagatagatagatagatagatagatagatagagggggtgggtggggatagatagatagatagagggggtgggtggggatagatagatagatagatagacggggtggatggggatagatagatagatagatagatagatagatagatagatagatagatagatagagggggtggatggggatagatagatagatagatagagggggtgggtggggatagatagatagatagatagatagatagatagatagatagatagatagatagatagagggggtgggtggggatagatagatagatagatagatagatagatagatagatagatagagggggtgggtggggatagatagatagatagatagatagagggggtgggtggggatagatagatagatagatagatagagggggtgggtggggatagatagatagatagatagatagatagatagatagatagatagatagatagatagatagagggggtgggtggggatagatagatagatagatagacggggtggatggggatagatagatagatagatagatagatagatagatagatagatagatagatagatagagggggtggatggggatagatagatagatagatagagggggtgggtggggatagatagatagatagatagatagatagagggggtgggtggggatagatagatagatagatagatagagggggtgggtggggatagatagatagatagatagatagatagatagatagatagatagatagatggggtgggtggggatagatagatagatagatagagggggtgggtggggatagatagatagatagatagatagatagatagatagagggggtggctggggatagatagatagatagatagatagatagagggggtggatggggatagatagatagatagatagagggggtggatggggatagatagatagatagagggggtgggtggggatagatagatagatagatagatagatagatagatagatagatagatagatagagggggtgggtggggatagatagatagatagagggggtgggtggggatagatagatagatagatagagggggtgggtggggatagatagatagatagatagatagagggggtgggtggggatagatagatagagggggtggatggagagagagagagaggggaggtcACCCCCTGACACACCAATATTCACGACTATGAGGATGTGTTTGTACAAAGCCTGCCTTGTgcggtatcattctaaaagtcttggtCTGCTACACAGTAACATCTCCTTGGCTTGTCTGTGCTATCGCCGTGTGTGAAGTTACGAAGTTTGGCTGAGTGTGTGTCACTGAAACACGTTGTGAGGTTGAacacacccacaagcagcctttcaggtccAACCGTAAagaggccaaacaatgttagtggCTGACTGGGACAATGCGCACAAGCACAAGCATTACCCCAGAGACTGTGGACAACAGACACCTCTCAGAGACAGCACTGCACGAGGGGAACTGTTTGCCCCAGCTCACAGCACAAGAGCATTGCAGCAAGTGGGGAGACGATAGAAAAGGGGGTGTGACGGGTTCGATCACAgacacccccttgggactgtcacttgaaatgacctctgagcccgttttccctgccagcttgggactccagcaccctgccttgtggagccagacacgccagcctgctgcaacacagacccaggtctgctccacgcccccaaagctgcaggctttaaccaaAAGCTGCTCAGCAAGTTGTCACggagcataggcgccgactccgtgggtgctccgaggctggagcacccatggaaaacaattggtgggtgctcagcacccaccggcagttcCCCGTGACTCTGCCCCCCGGCTCTaactcacctctgcctcctccgcgaGCGCGCcgccgcgtcctgcttctcccccctccctcccaccacttgtgccgcgaaacagctgacttgcggggcaggaagggaggggggaggagagggaacgtggtgcactgggggaagaggtgggaccggggcggagatttggggaagggatccaataggggcagggagggggcggcgttagggcagggactttggggatggggttggaatgggggcggggccaggggcggggatggggtggagttggggcagggaaaggggtgggggggcgcagGCACCCACCAGTGTCGAAAAAGTTGGTGCctttgtcacggagtgtgggggagtcgggccctgcacccccccactccctgcaattccctgggactctcagccagccagtaacacagaaggtttattagccgacaggaaccCGGTCCCCAGTAGGACTTGTAgatacagagaacaggacccctcagtcaggtccatcttggggggcagggagcccagacctcggttctggcctccctccatttccccagccagctcccagctgaaaccccctccagcctgcagccaccccctggctcttcccccagcctttgtccagtttcccgggcagaaggggtcacctggccccagccccttcctggctcaggttacgtGCTCATgtatcatccctcaagtgaagtcaccccCTGATATCCCAGCACCATCCAGCACcagtgcagacagtcccagcaaaactcccctgcaaaaTCCCCAGGTCaatcctccccgctccctgctccgtcacagctctcccccctccgagactgaactgagcggggtcactctgcccagtgacccggggaagttcggggccccctctccgggacagcgcgtccgctatcaggttggcgcttcccttcacgtggaccacgtccatgtcatagtcctgcaggagcaggctccacctcaggagcttggcgttggctcctttcatctggtgcagccaggtcaggggagagtggtcggtgtacacggtgaagtggcgcccaaagagatatggctccagtttcttcagggcccaccccatggccaggcattccttctcgatggccgcatagttctgctcccggggtagcaacttcttgctcaggtacacgatggggtgtctctcccccttttcatcctcctgcatcaacaccgcccccaggcccatgtctgaggcgtcggtgaacaccataaagggcttgtcaaaatctgggtttgccagaactgggcctttgagcagagcctccttcagcgcctggagagcctcctggcactgctcggtccagaccaccttgtctagcttccccttcttgcacagctcagtgatgggggtggCTATggtgctaaagtggggcacgaacctccgatagtaccccgccatcccaataaaggcctggacctgctttttggtctggggagcgggccagtctctgatcgcctccaccttggctggttccggctttaggcagccgctccccacccgatggcccaggtaagatacttcagccatccccaccttgcacttctccgcctttacggttaaccccgcctcccaACACTCGTCTAACCTggaacacgtggtcctcccaggtctggctgaagacgcagatgtcgtcaatatatgccacagcaaaactctccatccccctcagtagctgatccaccaggcgctggaaggtggccggcgctcccttgaggctttggggtccagtaaggggatGAGGAACTGGAGCCCGTTTGCAGGATCAACCCTGTGCAGCCCGCAGGCCGTCTCAGACGCCATCAGGAATTCATCCATGTCCTCCCCTTCTTTAAACTGGGGCAGGAGGCACTTATCAAAGTAGTCCTGGGTCCCCcgtcactcaccgcagccgggggctCGCTGCGCCTCAGCTTGGCCGACTCCAGCTCGTGCTGGCGCTGCTTTTCCCGTTCTGGGCGCCCCTCCAGCTcgtgctgcctctgcctctctcGTTCTTCCCGCTCCTCCTTTAGTTCCTGCTGCCTCAGCTCAAGCTCTTTTAGCTTTAGCTgcttctcccattccagccgcctCAGCTCCAGCGATGGGGAGCTccgccgggaggatcccctgctggcctgcGGGGTCAGGGTGCCCTCGGGATTCGCCAGCtccttccagcccctccccagccataGGCTGGAGGGGTCTCAGGATGCACGCACAGGCCCgtctgctctcagctccccagggTTTCCAGGAGGAATCCCTAGTGCGCCTGCCCTTCTCCAGGTCTCCACCTCTCTCCCAGGGTCGAGCCGCAGAGTCCTCCGCCCCTGAGACTGTTCGCCACAGTCCCCAGCGGGACCCCGTTACTGCAACAGTCCTTCTcactggtcacacactcccaggggttaagcgTAGCTCCTCCGCCCCCCGAAACCGCTCCTCTCTGAGCCTCCAGCAGGCCTGGTCCTTGTTAaccccccttcgttttactgcccCCCAGTCAcctactgcaggaagcgccagccacgggtgcagtagatcccacccctgccaccagttgtcacggagtgtgggggagtcagggtcctgcacccccaattcctgtgattcaccaggactcataggcaccaacttctccTGGCGCTGGTGAGTGCTTGCgacccccggccctgccctgactccacccctgccccacggcctcctacccctgtcccgcccccattccaacccgttccccaaagtctctgcccaactctgccccctccctgcccctattggaccccttcctcaaatccctgctcccaaccccctgctccaacccaccagcccccactcccctcccagagccagggggagaacccaggagtcctggctcccagcccccctgctccaacccaccagcccccactgccctcccagagccggggagagaacccaggagtcctggctcccagccccccctgctccaacccaccagcccccactcccctcccagagccagggagagaacccaggagtcctggctctcagctcccctgctccaacctaccagcccccactcccctcccagagccggggagagaacccaggagtcctggctctcagctcccctgctccaacctaccagcccccgctcccctcccagagccggggagagaacccaggagtcctaatcCTTggtcccccctcttccccccccgcaCTGTCTCATTggcacagggcagggggcggATTTCACACAGGAAGGACCAAGGTGTCACCAGCCTCCTCAAatgagcatgggggggggggggggagcagagcctgTGGGGTCGGAGTCGCCTCCGCTGGGGCCAtgagccaggagctgctgctgctgctgtccctggTGGGGGGTGAGCCCTGGGGCGTGACACGGGGGGGCACAGAACTGGGGGGCAGCCCCTTGTCACT
This window of the Mauremys mutica isolate MM-2020 ecotype Southern unplaced genomic scaffold, ASM2049712v1 Super-Scaffold_328, whole genome shotgun sequence genome carries:
- the LOC123361576 gene encoding paired immunoglobulin-like type 2 receptor beta; translation: MSRELLLLLLLSLVGAAAQDPRYQMTLPEFLSAPAGGSVTLPCAFTYPREIEPLQDVKVYWRRGGFYGEFIYNHTERFTHRDYGGRIVLVGNPRGSRTASIRIDRLRESDASEYVCHVWVQKNDGQWFQWRSYPGTRLTVTAPSPTGSTRHPEMVTTGVGRTYHQRIDAVILSLIGLVLLLSKAGVFIVVFAMRWRLGWGHGSESITGQVPRSDAPSASGFELTSLAQSPSPGIPGE